Proteins encoded by one window of Roseibium sp. Sym1:
- the xdhB gene encoding xanthine dehydrogenase molybdopterin binding subunit encodes MTAPLDPEGLTQPLKTVRKALPHDSAAKHVSGTAIYIDDMVEPTGTLHVVPGWARDAVRGRIQSVDLDEVKSAPGVVAVLTAADVPGLNDCSSAFGDDPVLADGDILFHGQVVFAVVAETRDQARKAALKARIEVAQITPILTADDAVDADTTVLPDYQFRRGSPETGMTAAETTLSGTMKIGGQEHFYLEGQVAMAEPQEDGGMLVHSSTQHPTEIQHTVAKVLGVPDAAVTTEVRRMGGGFGGKESQANQWAALAALAACRTGRACKLRLDRDEDMIMTGKRHDFKVNWKVGHDGEGRIRAVDMEFLARCGYSVDLSLGVNDRTLFHADSSYFYPDALIRSRRLRTDTCSNTAFRGFGGPQGMLAAERMIDAIAIRIGKDPLEIRKLNFYDGERNLTPYGMPVEEYQVMHDLIAQLEGSSDYWARREDVRAFNAENAILKKGLALTPVKFGISFTLKHLNQAGALVHLYTDGSVHLNHGGTEMGQGLYQKVAQVVAEEFGITLDKVRITATNTSKVPNTGPTAASSGTDLNAMAAKLAAKEIRARLVTFLCEQHQCGPDAIHFGDNKVLVGEQGFALAEIAKQAHMARIQMSHAGFYATPGITWDRDNVTGRPFYYFAFGGACAEVTIDTMTGEMTVDRVDILHDVGHSLNPAIDLGQIEGGFVQGMGWLTTEELVWDDRGRLRTHAPSTYKIPTASDIPEDFTVQLYESAGNPEATVYRSKAVGEPPVMLANSVFCAITDAIASLVPGEVPDLDAPATPEAIMKAVQDMRRRRNS; translated from the coding sequence ATGACCGCGCCGCTTGATCCCGAAGGCTTGACCCAGCCGCTGAAAACCGTCCGCAAGGCCTTGCCGCATGACAGTGCCGCCAAGCATGTCTCCGGTACGGCCATCTATATCGACGACATGGTCGAGCCAACCGGAACACTGCACGTTGTTCCCGGCTGGGCACGAGATGCCGTTCGGGGCCGGATCCAGTCCGTCGACCTGGACGAGGTGAAGTCCGCACCGGGTGTTGTGGCGGTGCTGACCGCCGCCGATGTTCCGGGCCTCAACGACTGTTCCTCCGCCTTTGGCGATGATCCCGTTCTCGCCGACGGCGACATCCTTTTTCACGGCCAGGTGGTCTTCGCGGTTGTCGCCGAGACGCGGGACCAAGCCCGCAAGGCCGCGTTGAAGGCCAGGATCGAGGTCGCCCAGATCACTCCGATCCTGACAGCCGACGACGCCGTCGACGCCGATACCACCGTCCTGCCCGACTACCAGTTCCGCCGCGGTTCGCCGGAAACCGGCATGACCGCGGCCGAAACGACCCTTTCCGGCACCATGAAGATCGGCGGCCAGGAACACTTCTACCTTGAAGGCCAGGTCGCCATGGCCGAGCCGCAGGAAGACGGCGGCATGCTCGTCCATTCCTCGACGCAGCATCCGACTGAAATCCAGCACACGGTTGCCAAGGTTCTCGGCGTTCCGGACGCGGCGGTAACGACGGAAGTGCGCAGGATGGGCGGAGGCTTCGGCGGCAAGGAAAGCCAGGCCAATCAATGGGCGGCGCTCGCAGCCCTGGCCGCATGCAGAACGGGCCGGGCGTGCAAGCTGCGGCTGGACCGGGATGAAGACATGATCATGACGGGTAAGCGTCATGATTTTAAGGTCAACTGGAAGGTCGGCCATGATGGCGAAGGCCGGATCCGTGCCGTCGACATGGAATTCCTGGCGCGGTGCGGCTATTCGGTTGATCTCTCCCTTGGCGTCAACGACCGAACGCTGTTCCATGCCGATTCCAGCTATTTCTATCCCGATGCCCTGATCCGGTCGCGGCGTCTGCGCACCGATACCTGCTCCAACACGGCCTTCAGGGGTTTCGGCGGACCGCAGGGCATGCTCGCCGCCGAACGCATGATCGACGCGATCGCCATCCGTATCGGCAAGGATCCCCTCGAGATCCGCAAGCTGAACTTCTATGACGGCGAGCGCAACCTCACGCCCTATGGCATGCCCGTCGAGGAATATCAGGTCATGCATGACCTGATTGCACAGCTTGAAGGGAGTTCCGATTACTGGGCGCGCCGCGAAGATGTCCGCGCCTTCAACGCGGAAAACGCTATCCTGAAAAAGGGTCTCGCGCTGACGCCGGTCAAATTCGGCATCTCCTTCACCCTGAAGCATCTCAACCAGGCAGGTGCGCTGGTTCATTTGTATACCGACGGTTCCGTTCACCTGAACCATGGCGGCACGGAGATGGGGCAGGGGCTCTACCAGAAGGTCGCCCAGGTCGTCGCCGAGGAGTTCGGCATCACGCTGGACAAGGTCCGCATCACCGCAACCAACACCTCCAAGGTACCCAATACCGGCCCGACGGCAGCCTCGTCCGGCACGGATCTCAATGCCATGGCCGCCAAGCTTGCCGCCAAGGAGATCAGGGCACGGCTCGTCACTTTCCTGTGCGAGCAGCACCAGTGCGGTCCTGATGCCATCCATTTCGGGGACAACAAGGTGCTGGTCGGCGAGCAGGGTTTCGCGCTCGCGGAGATCGCCAAACAGGCGCACATGGCACGCATCCAGATGTCGCATGCAGGGTTCTACGCCACGCCCGGCATCACCTGGGACCGGGACAATGTCACGGGCAGGCCGTTCTACTATTTCGCGTTCGGTGGCGCCTGCGCCGAAGTGACCATCGACACGATGACGGGTGAAATGACGGTCGACCGCGTCGATATTCTTCACGACGTCGGACACTCCCTGAACCCGGCGATCGACCTGGGCCAGATCGAGGGCGGTTTCGTCCAGGGCATGGGCTGGCTGACCACGGAAGAACTGGTCTGGGATGACAGGGGACGCCTGCGCACGCACGCGCCGTCGACCTACAAGATCCCGACCGCGTCCGACATCCCGGAGGACTTTACCGTCCAGCTTTACGAAAGCGCCGGCAATCCTGAAGCCACGGTCTACCGGTCGAAGGCTGTTGGCGAACCGCCGGTCATGCTGGCAAATTCGGTATTCTGTGCGATCACCGACGCGATCGCCAGCCTTGTACCGGGTGAAGTGCCCGACCTGGATGCACCGGCCACGCCCGAAGCCATCATGAAGGCCGTGCAGGATATGCGCAGGAGGCGAAACTCCTGA
- the xdhA gene encoding xanthine dehydrogenase small subunit — protein MRDTIRFLKAGEVVELENVGPTETLLDYLRLRRRQTGTKEGCGEGDCGACTVALGRLIDGRLVYQPVNSCIQLLGMIDGAELVTVEDLVEDSRLHPVQAAMVELHGSQCGFCTPGFIMSLFTLYHAEDAKRSRKTVTDWLAGNLCRCTGYRPIVDAALQACFDAADDAFSWRSNETREQLRALADGRDVFIGDSDCFFSAPATLDGLAALYGQHPDATLVAGATDVGLWITKQLRELPKTIWLGNVEGLDRVEDSPSGVLIGATATYQATEQAMTSLSADLGELWRRIGSKQVRASGTVGGNIANGSPIGDTPPALIALGATLELSSADGSRALPIEDFFIEYGKQDRQQGEFVTGLFVPRLSANQGFRCYKISKRFDQDISSVMAAVRLTVDEEGTVTEARIAYGGMAGTPKRAATAETALLGASLEDPSTWSGAMQALLGDFTPMTDMRASAEYRMETARALLAKALMEMSGTAAEQVRVLANREAGNDRAA, from the coding sequence ATGCGTGATACCATACGCTTCCTCAAGGCCGGTGAAGTGGTCGAGCTTGAGAATGTCGGTCCGACGGAGACCCTGCTTGACTACCTGCGCCTGCGCCGAAGACAGACCGGCACCAAGGAGGGCTGCGGGGAAGGCGATTGCGGCGCCTGCACGGTTGCGCTCGGGCGCCTGATCGACGGGCGGCTTGTCTACCAGCCCGTCAACAGTTGCATTCAGCTCCTCGGGATGATCGACGGCGCGGAACTCGTCACCGTGGAAGACCTGGTGGAGGACAGCCGCCTCCATCCTGTCCAGGCTGCCATGGTGGAACTGCACGGATCGCAATGCGGCTTCTGCACGCCCGGTTTCATCATGAGCCTGTTCACGCTCTATCACGCGGAAGATGCAAAAAGGTCCCGCAAGACCGTCACCGACTGGCTTGCCGGAAACCTGTGCCGTTGCACGGGCTACCGGCCGATCGTCGACGCTGCTCTCCAGGCCTGCTTCGACGCGGCCGACGACGCCTTTTCCTGGCGGTCCAACGAAACCCGCGAGCAGCTGCGCGCACTCGCCGACGGACGTGACGTTTTCATCGGGGACAGCGATTGTTTCTTTTCCGCCCCGGCCACGCTTGACGGCCTGGCGGCGCTTTACGGCCAGCATCCCGATGCCACCCTCGTGGCCGGTGCAACCGATGTCGGCCTGTGGATCACCAAGCAGCTGCGCGAATTGCCGAAAACCATCTGGCTGGGAAATGTCGAGGGCCTCGACAGGGTCGAAGACAGCCCGTCGGGTGTCCTGATCGGCGCCACGGCGACCTACCAGGCGACGGAGCAGGCCATGACCAGCCTGTCGGCGGATCTCGGCGAACTGTGGCGGCGCATCGGCTCCAAGCAGGTGAGGGCATCGGGTACCGTCGGCGGAAATATCGCCAACGGCTCTCCGATTGGTGACACGCCACCGGCCCTGATCGCCCTCGGGGCAACGCTTGAACTGAGTTCGGCGGACGGATCGCGCGCACTTCCAATCGAGGATTTTTTCATCGAATACGGCAAACAGGACAGGCAACAGGGCGAATTCGTCACTGGCCTGTTCGTGCCTCGATTGTCCGCCAACCAGGGATTCCGCTGCTACAAGATCTCGAAACGGTTCGACCAGGACATATCGTCCGTGATGGCGGCCGTCCGGTTGACCGTGGATGAGGAAGGCACGGTAACCGAGGCCCGGATTGCCTATGGCGGCATGGCGGGCACGCCGAAACGGGCCGCAACCGCCGAGACAGCACTCCTGGGAGCCTCGCTGGAGGATCCGTCCACCTGGAGCGGCGCAATGCAGGCCCTGCTTGGTGATTTCACGCCAATGACCGATATGAGGGCCAGCGCTGAATACCGAATGGAGACCGCGCGGGCGCTGCTCGCCAAGGCTCTCATGGAAATGAGCGGCACGGCGGCCGAACAGGTCCGGGTTCTGGCCAATCGGGAGGCTGGCAATGACCGCGCCGCTTGA
- a CDS encoding LysR family transcriptional regulator, whose product MLSGRAQDLSRNLYSPAMRYFLAVAEAGSIRAASRELNVASSAVNRQVLWLEEALGLQLFDRVGRRLRLSQAGELLLAHIRRTYSDFEGTVAELDALKGLRRGTVSIASVESVAEKLLPAVISGFRRHYPGIHVNVSVSSSIEAARKVEAAEADVGFTFDPPDTSALTIAFHHDLVIGALMRPDHPLAGSKALSLLDCLKYPVVLPAEGLSLRTRIDAVRRSIPGASRTYVEANSLRLMRVLAREEQVIGFQTMIGCEDELANGTLIFKPLTDKPLQADRLCVVTSSLRALALAPGMFFDHAVFALRDQLPPLDAK is encoded by the coding sequence ATGCTGTCCGGCCGGGCCCAGGACCTGTCCCGCAATCTTTACAGCCCGGCCATGCGCTATTTCCTGGCCGTTGCAGAGGCCGGCTCGATACGGGCCGCCTCGCGCGAGCTCAATGTCGCCTCTTCGGCGGTGAACCGGCAGGTGCTCTGGCTGGAAGAGGCCCTGGGGCTGCAGCTGTTCGACCGGGTGGGGCGGCGATTGCGTCTCAGCCAGGCAGGCGAATTGCTGCTGGCCCATATCCGGCGCACCTATTCGGACTTCGAGGGCACCGTTGCCGAACTCGACGCGCTGAAAGGCCTGCGCCGCGGAACGGTGTCGATCGCAAGTGTCGAAAGCGTCGCCGAGAAACTCCTCCCGGCCGTCATCAGCGGCTTTCGCCGACACTATCCCGGAATACACGTCAACGTCTCGGTTTCCTCTTCCATCGAGGCCGCGCGCAAGGTGGAGGCTGCGGAAGCCGATGTCGGTTTTACCTTCGATCCACCGGACACCTCGGCGCTGACAATTGCGTTCCACCACGACCTGGTGATTGGCGCCCTGATGCGCCCGGACCATCCTTTGGCCGGCTCCAAGGCGCTGAGTCTTCTCGACTGTCTGAAATATCCGGTTGTCCTGCCGGCGGAAGGGCTGTCACTCCGAACCCGCATCGATGCTGTCCGGCGCAGCATTCCGGGCGCTTCGCGAACCTACGTGGAAGCCAATTCCCTCAGGCTGATGCGTGTACTTGCCCGCGAGGAACAGGTCATCGGTTTCCAGACTATGATCGGTTGCGAAGATGAACTCGCAAACGGCACATTGATCTTCAAACCCTTGACGGACAAGCCTCTTCAGGCAGACCGCCTGTGCGTGGTAACGTCGTCCCTGCGGGCCCTGGCTCTTGCGCCGGGCATGTTCTTCGACCACGCTGTGTTCGCTCTAAGGGACCAACTTCCACCTCTTGATGCCAAATAG
- a CDS encoding quinone oxidoreductase family protein, with amino-acid sequence MVQAVCVHETGGPEVMRWEQVDVGEPGPGEARIRHTAIGLNFIDTYFRSGLYPAPNGTPFSPGNEGAGVVQTVGEGVTHLKPGDRVAYVGPLGAYAQERLVPADRLVVIPEGIDDKTAAGMMLKGMTAQYLLRQTFKVGPDTVLLFHAAAGGVGLIAGQWAAHLGATVIGTAGSEDKISLAKAHGYQHMINYRTEDFVERVREITGGKGCDVVYDSVGKDTYPGSLDCLKPRGLWVSFGQSSGPITDFNLALLAQKGSLFATRPTLFNYIASREDLEATAGELFDVVRKGVVKIEVNQEYRLADAAQAHMDLEGRKTTGTTVLIP; translated from the coding sequence ATGGTTCAAGCTGTCTGTGTTCATGAAACCGGTGGGCCGGAAGTCATGCGCTGGGAACAAGTCGATGTCGGCGAACCCGGGCCGGGAGAGGCCCGCATCCGCCACACCGCGATCGGCCTCAATTTCATCGACACCTACTTCCGCTCCGGCCTCTATCCTGCGCCCAACGGCACACCGTTCAGCCCCGGCAACGAGGGGGCCGGCGTCGTCCAGACCGTGGGCGAGGGTGTCACACACCTGAAGCCGGGCGACCGGGTCGCCTATGTCGGACCGCTCGGCGCCTACGCGCAGGAGCGGCTCGTGCCTGCGGACCGGCTAGTGGTGATCCCCGAGGGCATCGACGACAAGACAGCCGCCGGGATGATGCTGAAAGGCATGACCGCCCAGTACCTGTTGCGCCAGACGTTCAAGGTCGGTCCGGATACGGTGCTGCTGTTCCATGCCGCTGCCGGCGGTGTCGGGCTGATCGCCGGACAATGGGCCGCCCATCTCGGCGCCACCGTGATCGGCACGGCGGGATCGGAGGACAAGATCTCCCTGGCAAAGGCCCATGGCTACCAGCACATGATCAACTACCGCACCGAGGACTTTGTCGAACGGGTCAGGGAGATAACCGGCGGCAAGGGATGTGACGTCGTCTATGACAGCGTCGGCAAGGACACCTATCCGGGGTCGCTTGACTGTCTGAAACCGCGCGGCCTGTGGGTCAGCTTCGGCCAGTCCTCCGGCCCCATCACGGATTTCAACCTGGCACTTCTTGCACAGAAGGGCTCGCTCTTCGCGACACGTCCGACGCTTTTCAACTACATCGCCAGCCGCGAAGATCTCGAGGCCACGGCGGGTGAGTTGTTCGACGTGGTCAGGAAGGGCGTCGTGAAAATCGAGGTCAACCAGGAATATCGCCTGGCGGACGCCGCCCAGGCGCACATGGACCTCGAAGGACGCAAGACCACCGGCACCACCGTGCTGATCCCGTAA
- a CDS encoding CDP-alcohol phosphatidyltransferase family protein encodes MTDITPGKAKTEPALFLIHILTASGAPIALIALLAGAQGNWAEMFAWLGLAFFVDGIDGPLARRYNIAERLPRWSGASLDFVIDYATYVFLPAFALSWSLMLSSPWNWICGGLVVFTGALYFADNGMKTPDGSFKGFPAGWNMVIFGLMVLSPSETFTIFFVLLCCALTFAPIRFVHPVRVRRWRLVTLPVTLLWMGLAAFAILDGMSLTGLSASLFTAASFYLFLVSAVQQLLDRVD; translated from the coding sequence GTGACGGACATTACGCCAGGCAAAGCGAAGACCGAGCCTGCTCTGTTCCTGATCCACATCCTGACAGCGTCCGGTGCACCGATTGCCCTGATTGCGCTTCTGGCCGGAGCGCAGGGCAACTGGGCGGAAATGTTCGCCTGGCTCGGCCTGGCCTTCTTCGTTGACGGAATCGATGGCCCGCTGGCCCGGCGGTACAACATCGCAGAACGGCTGCCACGCTGGTCGGGTGCGTCCCTCGACTTTGTCATCGACTATGCCACCTACGTTTTCCTGCCGGCTTTTGCACTCTCCTGGAGCCTGATGCTGTCTTCGCCCTGGAACTGGATCTGCGGCGGACTCGTGGTCTTCACCGGCGCCCTCTATTTTGCCGACAACGGCATGAAGACGCCTGACGGGTCGTTCAAGGGCTTTCCCGCCGGATGGAACATGGTCATCTTCGGGCTGATGGTGCTGTCGCCCTCCGAAACCTTCACGATCTTCTTCGTGCTTCTGTGCTGTGCGCTGACATTTGCACCGATCCGGTTTGTCCATCCCGTGCGGGTGCGCCGCTGGCGCCTGGTCACCTTGCCGGTGACCCTGTTGTGGATGGGTCTTGCCGCTTTCGCCATTCTTGACGGAATGTCGCTGACCGGTCTTTCCGCGTCCCTGTTCACGGCAGCCAGTTTCTACCTGTTTCTGGTATCCGCGGTCCAGCAACTGCTCGACAGGGTCGACTGA